One genomic region from Candidatus Nanosynbacter sp. TM7-074 encodes:
- a CDS encoding anaerobic ribonucleoside-triphosphate reductase activating protein — MPPNISELAPSLSQLKVAIGGIQKLSLVDYPGHVAAALFLSGCNMRCGYCHNPELVLPERLAPSIPVEEAMIFLKSRIGRLDGVVISGGEPTVNEDLPVLCRMIKQLGFDVKLDTNGTHPDVVRGMIEEGTIDFIAMDVKGPLEKYVEIAARPIDLEAIKDNVRLMIDSGIGHEFRTTIVREQLEVADFEKIGELVKGAKRFALQHFRTGTTISPKFANYHTFTDEEFRAAQKIMERYVEECVIH, encoded by the coding sequence ATGCCGCCGAACATCAGCGAGCTTGCGCCGTCGCTGTCCCAGCTTAAGGTGGCGATCGGCGGGATTCAGAAGCTGTCGCTGGTGGACTATCCAGGACACGTGGCGGCAGCGCTGTTCCTCTCTGGCTGCAATATGCGCTGCGGCTATTGCCATAATCCGGAGCTGGTGTTGCCCGAACGCTTGGCACCGAGTATTCCGGTCGAGGAGGCGATGATATTCCTAAAATCGCGTATTGGTAGGCTGGACGGCGTGGTGATTTCTGGTGGCGAGCCGACGGTTAACGAGGATTTGCCGGTGCTGTGCCGGATGATTAAGCAGCTCGGTTTTGATGTCAAGCTGGATACTAACGGTACGCATCCTGACGTGGTGCGCGGCATGATCGAGGAGGGGACGATTGACTTCATCGCTATGGATGTCAAGGGGCCGCTGGAAAAATACGTGGAGATTGCGGCGCGGCCGATTGATCTGGAGGCTATCAAGGATAACGTGCGGCTGATGATTGACTCAGGGATTGGCCATGAATTTCGGACGACCATCGTTCGCGAGCAGCTGGAGGTGGCGGATTTTGAAAAGATTGGTGAGCTAGTTAAAGGAGCTAAGCGATTTGCCTTGCAGCATTTTCGCACCGGTACCACCATTAGTCCGAAATTTGCCAACTACCATACGTTTACCGACGAAGAATTTAGGGCCGCCCAAAAAATAATGGAAAGGTATGTCGAAGAATGCGTGATTCACTAA
- a CDS encoding virulence RhuM family protein, producing the protein MMNGDNPNSEMVVYVGDDGRPQINVRFQGKTIWLTQAQLANLFDTSRPNITMHIKNIFDEGELDEASVCKDFLLTATDGKKYTTKHYNLDMVIALGYRVKSNIATNFRIWATERLREYITKGFVMDDKRLKENSGGSYWKELLERIRDIRSSEKILYRQVLDLFATSQDYNPSSKEQIEFFHIVQNKLHYAVNMLTAAEVIYSRVDSDKPFLGLTTFRGQQPTKSEAQIAKNYLTADELGILNRLVSAFFDLAELKAINHEPMRMADWVREVDKFAATYGKGVLDNPGKISHKAMLTKVAKEYESYKERMRNQELSSIERQYLEELKAMQKRVEGKR; encoded by the coding sequence ATGATGAATGGCGACAACCCGAACAGCGAGATGGTGGTGTATGTTGGCGATGATGGCAGGCCACAGATTAATGTAAGGTTCCAAGGTAAAACGATATGGCTTACTCAAGCTCAGCTAGCCAATCTATTTGATACCTCGCGACCAAATATTACCATGCATATTAAGAATATTTTTGATGAGGGCGAGCTAGATGAGGCTTCAGTATGTAAGGATTTCTTACTAACTGCTACGGATGGTAAGAAATATACCACGAAGCACTATAACCTAGATATGGTAATAGCGCTTGGTTACCGCGTAAAATCAAATATAGCAACGAATTTTCGTATATGGGCCACCGAAAGACTGCGTGAATATATCACCAAAGGCTTTGTCATGGATGACAAGCGTCTCAAGGAAAATAGTGGCGGAAGTTATTGGAAAGAACTACTTGAGCGCATTCGAGATATTCGCAGTAGTGAAAAAATATTGTATCGGCAAGTGTTAGATTTATTCGCCACCAGTCAAGATTATAATCCAAGTTCTAAAGAGCAAATAGAGTTTTTTCATATAGTTCAGAATAAACTGCACTACGCTGTTAATATGTTGACTGCCGCTGAGGTTATTTATTCCAGGGTTGATTCTGACAAGCCATTCTTAGGACTCACGACGTTTCGTGGTCAGCAACCTACCAAAAGCGAAGCGCAAATTGCCAAAAACTATTTGACGGCCGATGAACTTGGCATACTCAACCGTCTCGTGAGCGCCTTTTTTGATCTTGCTGAGCTCAAGGCTATCAATCATGAACCAATGCGTATGGCTGATTGGGTGCGTGAAGTTGACAAATTTGCGGCCACCTACGGTAAGGGTGTCCTTGATAACCCAGGTAAAATATCGCACAAAGCCATGCTCACCAAGGTCGCCAAAGAATATGAATCATACAAAGAACGTATGCGTAATCAAGAGCTGAGTAGTATAGAGCGGCAATATCTTGAGGAGTTGAAGGCTATGCAGAAGAGGGTTGAGGGGAAGAGATGA
- the radC gene encoding DNA repair protein RadC has protein sequence MKVLDKPKIDRPREKLARYGTARLSDLELLMAIIGSGNKQADVGKIAREVLKILRQKGGDVLYDDLRSVVGLGEAKIPVILASLELARRYLLDSDQPIIDSPEKAVELLADIRDKKQEYFVCLTLDGANRLIAKRVVTIGTLTASLVHPREVFADAIADRAASIIVAHNHPSGSLEASQADKEVTNRLAEAGKLLGITLNDHIIVTKLNYKSLLHAE, from the coding sequence ATGAAAGTGCTCGATAAGCCGAAAATTGACCGCCCCCGCGAGAAATTGGCGCGTTACGGTACGGCGCGGCTGAGCGACTTGGAACTCTTGATGGCGATTATCGGCAGCGGTAATAAACAGGCGGATGTCGGTAAAATTGCGCGCGAGGTGCTGAAAATTTTGCGTCAAAAAGGCGGTGATGTTTTGTATGATGATCTACGCAGCGTGGTTGGCTTGGGCGAAGCGAAAATCCCGGTGATTCTGGCGAGTTTGGAACTGGCGCGGCGGTACTTGCTGGATAGCGACCAACCAATCATCGACAGCCCAGAAAAGGCCGTTGAGCTACTGGCCGATATTCGCGACAAAAAGCAGGAATACTTTGTTTGCCTGACGCTGGATGGCGCGAATCGTTTGATCGCCAAGCGGGTAGTGACCATCGGCACGCTGACCGCCAGCCTGGTGCACCCGCGCGAGGTCTTTGCCGACGCCATCGCCGACCGCGCTGCCTCGATCATCGTGGCGCATAATCATCCGAGCGGGAGCTTGGAGGCCAGTCAGGCTGATAAAGAAGTAACGAATAGGTTGGCAGAAGCGGGGAAATTGCTTGGCATTACGCTTAATGATCATATTATCGTTACAAAACTTAATTACAAGAGCTTGCTGCACGCAGAGTAA
- a CDS encoding restriction endonuclease subunit S, with the protein MRAVVLSDIIELIGGGTPKTSKPEFWNGDIPWLSVADFGGDRRWVDKAEKTITNLGLENSSTKLLKSGDIVISARGTVGELAQLKRPMAFNQSCYGIRARTGVDQDFLYYLLKKSVNDLRRQSHGGVFNTITRRTFDVVNVSIPSIVTQKKIANILGSLDEKIELNRRMNETLEQLGQTLFRHYFVDNPEAKSWESGTLGDIVVNFDSKRKPLSSRQRAKMQGDYRYFGATSVMDHVNDYLFDGTYLLLAEDGSVMRSDGAPYLQYVWGRFWVNNHAHIIQAKHPFTVEYLYLLLAKTNVQSLVSGAVQLKINQRAMNSLVISIPPDDLVIKFCNLVNSLFAQYRENEEQIESLVNIRESLLPKLISGEIKV; encoded by the coding sequence ATGAGAGCAGTTGTTTTAAGTGATATAATTGAGCTTATAGGCGGCGGCACTCCAAAAACATCAAAACCAGAGTTTTGGAATGGTGATATACCGTGGCTGTCTGTGGCTGATTTTGGGGGCGACAGACGTTGGGTAGATAAAGCTGAAAAAACAATCACTAATCTTGGGCTGGAGAATTCTAGTACAAAGTTACTAAAAAGTGGAGACATAGTCATATCTGCACGTGGGACCGTGGGTGAATTGGCTCAACTGAAGCGACCAATGGCCTTTAATCAATCTTGTTATGGAATTAGAGCAAGGACAGGAGTGGACCAAGATTTTCTTTATTATCTCTTAAAGAAGTCCGTCAATGATTTAAGAAGGCAATCGCATGGTGGTGTGTTTAATACTATAACTCGTAGAACTTTTGATGTTGTCAATGTCAGTATACCTAGTATAGTTACCCAAAAGAAGATTGCCAATATCCTCGGTAGTCTTGATGAAAAAATCGAGCTCAATCGCCGCATGAACGAAACTCTCGAGCAGCTCGGACAAACCCTCTTTCGCCACTATTTTGTTGATAATCCTGAGGCGAAGAGTTGGGAAAGTGGAACGCTTGGTGATATTGTCGTAAATTTTGACTCAAAGCGCAAACCTCTATCTTCTAGGCAAAGGGCTAAAATGCAAGGAGATTATAGGTATTTTGGTGCAACATCAGTCATGGATCACGTTAACGATTACTTGTTTGACGGAACTTACCTATTACTTGCCGAGGATGGCAGTGTCATGCGTAGTGATGGCGCACCATATCTTCAGTATGTTTGGGGTAGATTTTGGGTTAATAATCACGCACATATAATACAGGCAAAACACCCTTTTACAGTTGAGTACCTTTACCTATTATTAGCAAAAACGAACGTCCAATCTTTGGTAAGTGGGGCTGTTCAGCTTAAAATTAACCAAAGGGCAATGAATAGTCTAGTGATTTCTATACCACCAGATGACCTTGTAATTAAATTTTGTAACTTGGTTAACTCGCTATTTGCCCAGTATCGTGAGAATGAGGAGCAAATTGAATCGCTTGTTAATATTAGAGAATCACTTTTACCAAAACTAATTTCTGGAGAGATTAAAGTATGA
- a CDS encoding ferredoxin--NADP reductase, translated as MRDSLTVEIVRVRQENPEVTTLYFARPFDFMAGQYITVFIDGSQVREGKAYSISSRPSEELMSITVKDVGGEFSSYLCSRHVGDTLHISRAYGDFNPQTERPLVGIAAGCGLSPIWSILADAKQPTFLYLSQKSPEYMVFAEELAASSIQVHKFSTRQQIEETDGWRNGRFEVANIVSEVPSEVHFLVCGSLPFVRDVWQKLTTAGVDESHISTETFFEQ; from the coding sequence ATGCGTGATTCACTAACTGTCGAAATTGTGCGCGTGCGCCAAGAAAACCCCGAGGTAACGACGCTGTATTTTGCGCGGCCGTTTGACTTTATGGCGGGGCAATATATCACGGTGTTTATCGATGGCAGCCAGGTGCGTGAAGGCAAGGCCTATAGTATTTCCTCGCGTCCAAGTGAGGAGCTGATGTCAATTACTGTCAAGGATGTGGGCGGCGAATTCTCGAGTTATTTGTGTTCGCGCCATGTTGGCGACACGCTGCACATTAGCCGGGCCTACGGCGATTTCAACCCGCAAACCGAACGGCCGCTGGTTGGTATTGCGGCGGGGTGCGGACTCAGCCCGATTTGGAGTATTTTGGCGGACGCCAAGCAGCCGACTTTTCTCTATTTGAGTCAAAAATCGCCAGAATATATGGTGTTTGCTGAGGAGTTAGCGGCCTCATCGATTCAGGTCCATAAGTTTAGTACCCGCCAGCAGATTGAGGAAACGGACGGCTGGCGGAACGGGCGGTTTGAGGTGGCGAACATTGTGAGTGAAGTGCCGAGTGAGGTGCACTTTCTGGTCTGCGGCAGCTTGCCGTTTGTGCGCGATGTTTGGCAAAAACTAACCACCGCTGGTGTTGATGAATCACATATTTCAACGGAGACATTTTTTGAGCAATGA
- a CDS encoding Shedu anti-phage system protein SduA domain-containing protein: MNNDTIITRSVVAGVAEVNDIIIDDSPRTRIVFRPMIHRNGIRGDIIRFRKRSNGELIEPVPLNFNQLNENDGVKIEMKTETLAKLYEEISKLAQLLQDRGVRYGENHFTVVNANALVITDENRATVIRKLLDSGDDFWSALESIDSDFVSNFVENRIHKKRQDSLSVFEDHLNNDDWGEGDWQNFFEKNQWIFGYGLKYQILNIHQSQPDYGGRSVSGAGGQRGDFLMNSEADIKFTCLVEIKKPSTLLLQSGQYRNGAWGMSNELSGAISQVQINAATWEIEGSQNLANTETMMQEHIYTVSPKGIVVAGKLSQLSEDRDKRNSFERLRQSLHNPEIITYDELYERAKFILGSSEGLEL, encoded by the coding sequence ATGAACAATGATACGATTATAACTCGTAGCGTAGTCGCCGGTGTGGCTGAAGTTAATGATATTATTATTGACGATTCTCCCAGGACTAGAATAGTATTTCGCCCTATGATTCATCGAAATGGGATAAGGGGAGATATAATACGATTTCGTAAGAGGTCTAATGGCGAGCTGATAGAACCTGTTCCGCTGAATTTTAATCAGTTAAACGAGAATGACGGCGTGAAGATAGAAATGAAGACAGAAACGTTGGCTAAGTTGTATGAGGAAATTTCAAAATTAGCTCAACTCCTTCAAGATAGAGGCGTGAGATATGGTGAGAATCATTTCACGGTTGTAAATGCTAATGCTCTCGTAATTACTGACGAGAATAGAGCCACAGTAATAAGAAAACTTTTGGATTCAGGAGATGATTTTTGGAGTGCTCTGGAAAGTATCGATTCTGACTTTGTGTCAAACTTTGTTGAAAATCGTATTCACAAAAAGCGTCAGGACTCCCTTAGTGTATTTGAGGATCATCTCAATAATGACGACTGGGGCGAGGGTGATTGGCAAAATTTCTTTGAGAAAAATCAATGGATATTTGGTTATGGATTGAAGTATCAAATACTAAATATACATCAATCGCAGCCGGATTATGGTGGTAGATCAGTATCTGGAGCTGGTGGGCAGAGAGGTGATTTTTTGATGAATAGTGAGGCTGATATAAAGTTTACTTGTTTGGTCGAAATTAAAAAGCCTTCAACGCTGCTACTTCAGAGTGGGCAATATAGGAATGGAGCATGGGGAATGAGCAATGAGTTATCGGGTGCTATTTCTCAAGTTCAGATTAATGCTGCGACATGGGAGATTGAAGGTTCTCAAAATCTTGCAAATACAGAGACTATGATGCAAGAACATATTTATACAGTGTCTCCAAAAGGTATAGTTGTAGCTGGCAAATTGTCTCAGCTTAGTGAAGACCGTGACAAGCGCAACTCGTTCGAAAGGCTTAGACAGAGCCTACACAATCCTGAAATTATTACTTATGATGAGCTTTATGAAAGAGCTAAGTTTATCTTGGGCTCATCTGAGGGCTTAGAGCTATAA
- a CDS encoding type I restriction-modification system subunit M, producing MNTRELEKQLWAAADKLRGNISSSDYKYVVLGLIFLKYVSDAFSVRYQTAIDENYDPEDQDWYLAENIFWIPKEARWEYLVASAKQPEIGVLVDSAMEAIERDNPSLKGVLPKNYAREALDKRRLGELIDLFTNIKFDTASSKDLLGQVYEYFMGMFADSEGKHGGEFYTPRSIVKLLVEMLEPYSGRVYDPCCGSGGMFVWSEKFVEEHAGRVSDIAVYGQELNETTWRLAKMNMAIRGIDANIKRGDTLMDDQLPDLKADYILANPPFNISDWGQEHLQADPRWKYGLPPKGNANFAWIQHMIHHLSPRGTAGFVLANGSMSSQTGGEGDIRKQLVLNDMVDAIVTLPSQLFFNVTIPCCLWFVSRDRVNRHGKVLFIDGRNLGKMVTRRNRELTEEDIARVAKIYHEYKTTSAEYADQPGFCKVANLEEIKQHDYVLTPGRYVGVEEAEEDDEPFADKFARLTAELEIQFAKSHELEVKIKENLAKIEKEIK from the coding sequence ATGAATACGAGGGAGCTTGAAAAGCAGTTGTGGGCTGCGGCGGATAAACTACGGGGTAATATTAGTTCGTCGGACTATAAATATGTGGTACTGGGGTTGATCTTTCTAAAATATGTTTCGGATGCGTTTTCGGTGCGATATCAGACAGCGATTGATGAGAATTATGATCCTGAAGACCAGGATTGGTATTTGGCGGAGAATATTTTTTGGATTCCCAAGGAGGCTCGTTGGGAATACCTAGTGGCGAGTGCCAAACAGCCAGAAATTGGCGTCTTAGTTGATAGTGCCATGGAGGCGATTGAGCGCGACAACCCTAGTCTGAAGGGAGTGTTGCCAAAAAATTATGCTCGTGAAGCTCTGGATAAGCGTCGCCTAGGTGAACTCATCGATTTATTTACCAATATTAAATTTGATACTGCCAGCTCCAAAGACTTGCTTGGTCAAGTGTACGAATATTTTATGGGTATGTTTGCCGACAGTGAGGGTAAGCATGGTGGTGAATTCTACACGCCGCGCTCCATCGTGAAATTGCTGGTAGAAATGCTTGAGCCATACAGTGGGCGCGTGTACGACCCATGTTGCGGTAGTGGTGGTATGTTCGTCTGGAGTGAGAAGTTTGTCGAGGAGCACGCTGGGCGCGTCAGCGATATCGCAGTGTATGGTCAGGAGCTCAACGAAACCACTTGGCGACTCGCTAAAATGAACATGGCAATTCGGGGAATTGACGCGAATATCAAACGCGGCGACACTCTGATGGACGATCAGCTTCCCGACTTAAAAGCTGATTATATCTTGGCCAATCCGCCGTTTAATATTAGCGACTGGGGTCAAGAGCACTTGCAGGCTGACCCGCGCTGGAAGTATGGTCTGCCACCAAAGGGTAACGCTAACTTTGCGTGGATTCAACATATGATTCACCATTTGAGCCCGCGCGGTACGGCAGGATTCGTGCTGGCAAATGGGAGCATGAGCAGCCAAACCGGTGGCGAAGGTGATATCCGCAAGCAGCTGGTGCTTAATGATATGGTTGACGCCATCGTCACGCTGCCGAGCCAGTTATTTTTTAATGTCACTATACCATGCTGTCTGTGGTTTGTGTCGCGTGATCGTGTCAATCGTCACGGCAAAGTGCTGTTTATCGATGGGCGTAATTTGGGTAAAATGGTAACCCGTCGTAACCGCGAGCTGACCGAAGAAGATATTGCCCGAGTAGCGAAGATATATCATGAGTATAAAACTACCAGTGCGGAGTATGCTGACCAGCCGGGTTTTTGTAAAGTTGCTAATTTAGAGGAGATCAAGCAGCATGACTATGTGTTGACGCCTGGCCGTTACGTTGGTGTCGAAGAGGCCGAAGAAGACGATGAGCCGTTTGCCGATAAATTTGCTAGGTTGACGGCTGAGCTTGAGATCCAGTTTGCGAAGAGTCATGAGCTAGAGGTGAAAATAAAAGAAAATCTTGCCAAAATAGAGAAAGAAATCAAATGA
- a CDS encoding LexA family protein — MNDIQAKVLEIAETKDLGSITYYRLSKMLGVDHPYRVKYAIDKLIEKGLLTAKSDGSITKAISSGLEGLIKIPYYGEVNCGDATALAEDRIQSYLEISPSVIGAADVSNLFALKASGNSMNKADIGGRSVDNGDYVIARKKDNYCPKNGDHVISIIGGAANLKKFRKDTKNRQIILESESTEDLPPIVISEQDINNLSAYSIAAKAVAVVKMA, encoded by the coding sequence ATGAATGATATTCAAGCAAAAGTTTTAGAGATAGCAGAAACAAAAGATTTAGGTTCTATTACCTACTATAGGCTGTCTAAGATGCTGGGTGTCGATCACCCATATCGAGTAAAGTATGCCATTGACAAACTTATAGAAAAAGGTTTACTAACCGCTAAATCAGATGGTTCAATAACTAAGGCTATCTCTAGTGGACTAGAAGGGTTGATAAAGATTCCATATTATGGAGAGGTGAACTGTGGTGACGCTACGGCACTTGCCGAAGATAGAATTCAAAGCTATTTAGAGATTTCACCTTCCGTTATTGGAGCGGCTGATGTAAGTAATCTCTTTGCTTTAAAAGCCTCTGGCAATTCTATGAATAAGGCTGACATTGGAGGCAGATCTGTTGATAATGGGGATTATGTTATTGCTCGAAAGAAAGATAATTACTGTCCAAAGAACGGTGATCATGTTATTTCGATTATTGGCGGAGCGGCAAATCTTAAGAAATTCCGCAAAGATACTAAGAACCGGCAAATTATTTTAGAATCAGAGTCTACAGAGGATCTGCCACCTATAGTCATTAGCGAGCAAGATATAAACAATTTGAGCGCGTACAGCATAGCCGCTAAGGCGGTTGCTGTAGTGAAGATGGCGTAG
- a CDS encoding ATP-binding protein, which translates to MSKVFIQGVINNIKAKSTPYTPITEAITNAIDAIDKSGRNDGEIHIRIIRNPQFVSTDDDKLADVTSVEISDNGIGFNKENCDSFDTIYSQLKRSIGGKGFGRFFYLRHFNDVHIESTFIEDGKYKHRSFDFGKQYNVIVNDKVSNLPSASETGTILRLLNIKGVKLDKDPEIISHRILEQILSYFSDPSYTCPQIIFEDDALDAPIVLNGQIGTRDDSLIQLKKSDTFTVKGTKLRYKMFKILKPRNQKSKIILTARNQAVTEKSLDVYIPDFCSDFTEDVLVDGEKKSRNYIIRFYVQGEYLEDNVTVERDSFNFGEKYNPLYPVSGEDIEKAISEIAKKEFEGVVSLRSKVKREKFEKYAQSNIWYKPYIDDIEFETIKANPTKDDIELILHKAKYERDLEIKQNISQLTSKNKNYIEAQSNAKKLIREVKDASYSDLAQYIAFRKSILELFKKTLEWNNLGEYDTEKAVHDIIFPTKSDSNDTVYDGHNLWIIDEGLNLTQYLSSDKNIFKENKDRPDIAAFHYGVSYREGNDSRSNPVSVFEFKRPGRYDFSNLSSREDPVSQIVRYVNNIRNGNCNTPAGRAIKVSDNTPFYGYIIADANTRVKEWLECEKNFKPTPDGDGWYYLQDNINLQIKFITWDKLLKDATVRHRIFFEKLGLEG; encoded by the coding sequence ATGAGTAAAGTATTTATCCAAGGAGTTATTAATAATATTAAGGCTAAGTCCACCCCGTACACTCCTATTACAGAGGCAATAACTAATGCTATTGATGCTATAGATAAGTCAGGCCGAAATGATGGGGAAATCCATATTCGGATTATTAGGAATCCGCAATTTGTATCAACGGACGATGATAAGTTGGCAGATGTCACTTCTGTGGAAATCTCCGATAATGGCATCGGTTTTAATAAAGAGAATTGTGATTCTTTCGATACCATATATAGCCAACTTAAAAGGTCGATAGGAGGAAAGGGCTTTGGTCGATTTTTTTATCTGCGGCATTTTAACGACGTACACATAGAAAGCACGTTTATTGAAGATGGTAAATACAAACATCGTTCATTCGATTTTGGTAAGCAATATAACGTTATAGTTAATGATAAGGTTAGTAATTTACCTAGCGCGTCAGAGACTGGTACGATACTTCGACTTTTAAACATTAAGGGCGTAAAACTTGACAAAGATCCAGAAATTATCTCACATCGCATTCTGGAACAGATCCTTAGTTATTTTTCCGACCCATCATATACATGCCCGCAGATTATATTTGAAGATGATGCACTAGACGCTCCAATAGTTCTAAATGGGCAAATTGGCACAAGAGATGATTCTCTAATTCAGCTCAAGAAAAGTGATACTTTTACTGTTAAAGGCACAAAACTAAGATATAAGATGTTTAAAATACTTAAGCCTCGAAACCAAAAGAGCAAGATTATTCTAACTGCACGAAACCAAGCAGTTACTGAGAAGAGCTTGGATGTGTATATTCCAGATTTCTGCTCTGACTTTACCGAAGACGTACTGGTTGATGGAGAGAAGAAATCTCGTAACTATATAATAAGATTCTACGTTCAAGGAGAATATCTGGAGGATAATGTTACGGTAGAACGTGACAGTTTTAACTTTGGTGAAAAGTATAACCCACTATATCCAGTATCGGGAGAGGATATTGAAAAGGCTATTTCAGAAATCGCAAAAAAAGAATTTGAAGGTGTGGTTAGTCTAAGGTCAAAAGTAAAAAGAGAGAAGTTTGAGAAATATGCTCAAAGTAACATTTGGTATAAGCCATATATTGACGACATAGAGTTTGAGACAATAAAGGCAAATCCCACCAAGGATGACATAGAATTAATTCTGCATAAGGCAAAATATGAACGTGACTTAGAGATAAAGCAAAATATTTCTCAGCTGACTAGTAAGAATAAGAACTATATAGAGGCACAATCGAATGCTAAAAAGTTGATTAGAGAAGTAAAAGATGCAAGCTATAGTGATTTAGCGCAATATATAGCGTTTCGTAAATCTATTCTTGAGCTATTTAAAAAGACTTTGGAGTGGAATAATCTGGGAGAGTACGATACAGAAAAGGCAGTTCACGATATAATATTCCCTACAAAATCAGATTCAAATGATACGGTATATGATGGACATAATTTATGGATTATAGATGAAGGGTTGAATCTGACTCAGTATCTCAGCTCAGACAAGAACATATTTAAGGAAAATAAAGATCGTCCAGATATTGCCGCGTTTCATTATGGTGTTTCTTATAGAGAGGGCAATGATTCGCGTAGCAACCCAGTTAGTGTATTTGAATTTAAAAGACCAGGTCGTTATGACTTTTCAAATCTATCATCGCGAGAGGATCCTGTTAGTCAGATTGTTAGATACGTTAACAATATACGAAATGGTAACTGCAATACTCCGGCTGGCCGTGCGATAAAGGTGTCGGACAACACGCCATTCTACGGGTATATTATTGCAGATGCAAACACTAGAGTTAAGGAGTGGCTGGAATGTGAAAAGAATTTTAAACCAACTCCAGACGGTGATGGTTGGTATTATTTACAGGACAATATAAACCTGCAGATAAAGTTTATAACTTGGGATAAGCTACTTAAAGACGCAACGGTTAGACATAGGATATTCTTTGAGAAATTGGGGTTAGAAGGATAA